One window of the Zea mays cultivar B73 chromosome 3, Zm-B73-REFERENCE-NAM-5.0, whole genome shotgun sequence genome contains the following:
- the LOC100502303 gene encoding uncharacterized protein isoform X20 encodes MDLAGMKRRELQALCKRHGLPAGGTNADLVGRLDAVLSGPAVVEEEVAGVPARKGCLKQTGGGATEAKKVTFGAEVGKARRLRSRVIWSPVVAKTRGKSARAGTDSAAEDGISADVGADVPVRRSRRNSFNPAEAEEAGEAVAVDRKPKRKNQENDEGVAVIAQARVTRRSNLEWSATVLPPAVEKKRGRQNAAESDVQKSALVEVTARTTRSRSIVPVVVPPTVVENKRRKTGDPQTTVELTMLSDVPRSDFPATRSLRNKIVHVNNSVVDETHTTRQLENKMRPSTRRHQQVASSPEDKGQKIPATSKSPLLRWSRRNYSEANSANSVNIKLAKDSSTAQPLAHHNSHSEDLEKQPAVKEPIKRSTRKSIALAALEKEKDVIEGKNPEAHVRRSTRKSVVQVKDTKSIVEETQYANSEDVAKQPATKGPARGLRRKSVITELHEKEKSLIAEKNMETDEAILTRKPVIPVKNIKAVGEGIQIGKGKDVDKQFVVKQPTRRSSRKSVLPDMLENNSGLLAPKMNAEMNVRRSTRKSVLPDMHNEKQDHHKMARNENLQSGKYQDGEKQQKVKDSIRQSRRSIATVLLEGQNNDEGKKFKNPTRRTTHKSHALNAVEEVSMDHIEVGEEGLKLRKRSRFLLEISSSANVSWKHQNAQISNEKDNTEGSQQASNCTTSKRRSSKKRRTTAPEEVMPFKVANDDIVIMEETKDTLEYNNESSSKVQEICQVNAAREEFSSGPLLVTVAPSDEICTVQSVAVVIPGSESGDDANQSSDKSKQPQEHSVTQTVDDHLSETRSGKLDQSTCITGLVSDNCVVSEDKTLMSEDREEQSPVSGEQRVSLEANANEPEEKNLANVTSTDLHTKSLQHDIDRIAKETDKEVLAQENCNDQPVPAQTDQEIKLNDELADPDVLAQENCNDQPVPAQTDLEIKLHDELADPDHEEQSPVSGERRVSLEANANEPEEKNLANVISIDLHTKSLQHDNGRIAEETDKEHEEKYAVSPIAVEKSFRQEASAIESAGKPLTVIFSNDLHTKHLQHDCDVLIKETGEDVLAQENCNDQPVPANEPEEKNLANVISTDLHTKTLQHDNDRIAEETDKDHEEQSNVFGERRVSLEANANEPEEKNLANVISTDLHTKTLQHDNDRIAEETDKDHEEQSNVSGERRVSLEANANEPEEKNLANVISTDLHTKTLQHDNDRIAEETDKDVSSLVFPIEEHEEKYAVSPIAVEKSVSREASACESAGKPLTVIFSNDLHTKHLQHDCDVLIKETGEDVLAQENCNDQPVPAQTDLEMKLNDELADPEVLAQENCNDQPVLAQTDLETKLNDELADLAMESGCSITERNEGLVAHNLDQEGFLEATPECKQECGLPEETVISSKETGSLLCADQSPIGLESLFSQESIVESVGHCALASATTHTENGFDDSKDCHNKSALENVHVPEPCSHNDTKGGIFKNVDCMHTSQRDDRMEGVPEANTDEEHVLSAFLLDANHLNVVINSEEVVCEGEDSKELLHSEDCKASSEKTDVNDGNVYGISDAVVRCALHAPADDNYEIFLGPNTDVPRQVYNDGCSDVKEDRFASKPWTIDIIEDASVKERSNLKDWQLDSKLEGTEIVESGLYFNKDIGNILHSGSIGEITPSGSGLSKDSSVDYRGEVLDGFSMEASLERSSTRGEQNGCRLDAIENPSITLATSGYKHEGALSEEAVYTKKNYAGTCLSNPRELIMELQSHFSKENINESDPHDSLVFPTAENSADEQLVKVHHGSNLSQLGLTDLLDGPIGCSNTDVLCQCDNHKNQSNEDKVEEVEAVSAAKYIESEVVLLPSQERSNLNNEQLNTKLESPNIMGSCLNCDNDVCNTSDNGSVFVIGKRTPSASGLPEDYPKDSDLQQPVLDSFSVVSSFQDNISGKKTVSGVAGSEILSLSLATPDYKHEDGFSEEAVCRTKNYTGTSSVDPRHLDMEGHSIYSEGGTEKSNLQDNLAFLSAESGKDEPIICHVEKLVDAHASSDTYQGPCQDLGRHEEQESCMSIPMQAKESGGVLRSSHTKGSVTAAQIDLAGDAHLIVSDNAAAKQVFSEEKEETKSISSSDIDILHEKSYSSGHDDHAACAAETQFYHPQKASISDGLHLGPSSLQVESLDALDSDILYVNTGVLEQHHKEGYYEPSVYQITSGICTMSEAEPFEVLETGKDVKTPSKLDEQLNPGLDGDEAEKHSLDCGTDTSPVMSKRTLSSPGSGPCQQYVNESTTSTQSTDNHPNDLPAPRSPEQSACFQNDNDSGSVGICQSSRRRGIDELCGKLQSFKVSSAVKGSYVAMGAPRPKPGDSTSRSAAALLRNIENTTAVKAGRPPVKPNADGKDSSRRALQPISGRPDSR; translated from the exons TCATATGGTCGCCGGTCGTTGCCAAGACAAGGGGGAAGTCTGCTCGAGCCGGTACTGATTCTGCTGCTGAAGACGGTATTTCTGCAGATGTGGGCGCTGATGTCCCAGTGAGGCGGTCCAGGAGGAATTCGTTCAATCCTGCCGAGGCTGAGGAAGCAGGAGAGGCTGTTGCTGTTGACAGGAAGCCCAAGCGCAAGAATCAGGAGAATGACGAGGGCGTTGCTGTTATCGCTCAGGCTAGAGTTACGAGAAGGTCAAATTTGGAGTGGTCTGCTACTGTATTGCCTCCTGCTGTTGAGAAGAAGAGAGGGAGGCAGAATGCAGCTGAGTCTGATGTGCAGAAGTCCGCTCTGGTGGAAGTAACAGCTAGGACTACAAGGTCTCGCTCAATCGTACCTGTTGTGGTGCCACCCACTGTGGTTGAGAACAAGAGGAGGAAGACTGGAGATCCACAAACAACTGTAGAGTTGACTATGCTTTCAGATGTGCCCAGAAGTGATTTTCCTGCCACCAGGTCTTTAAGGAACAAAATTGTCCACGTTAACAACAGCGTCGTGGACGAAACTCACACTACCAGGCAGTTGGAAAACAAGATGCGTCCGTCTACTCGTAGGCATCAACAGGTTGCATCTTCTCCGGAGGATAAAGGTCAAAAAATTCCTGCTACCAGTAAGTCCCCTCTACTGAGGTGGTCACGGAGAAACTATTCTGAGGCCAATAGTGCAAATTCAGTAAACATCAAATTGGCCAAAGACTCGAGCACAGCTCAGCCATTGGCACACCATAATTCTCATTCTGAAGATTTGGAGAAACAACCAGCAGTTAAAGAACCAATTAAACGGTCAACACGTAAATCTATTGCTTTGGCTGCACTTGAGAAAGAGAAGGATGTAATTGAAGGAAAGAACCCTGAAGCACATGTTAGGCGATCAACGAGGAAATCAGTTGTGCAGGTTAAAGATACCAAAAGTATTGTTGAAGAGACTCAATATGCTAACAGTGAAGATGTGGCGAAGCAACCAGCAACTAAAGGACCTGCTAGGGGGCTGAGACGTAAATCTGTTATCACAGAATTGCATGAGAAAGAGAAGAGTCTCATTGCCGAAAAGAACATGGAAACAGATGAAGCGATATTAACGCGGAAGCCTGTAATCCCAGTTAaaaatattaaagctgttggtgaAGGAATTCAAATTGGTAAGGGCAAAGATGTGGATAAACAATTTGTTGTGAAGCAACCTACTAGGCGATCATCGCGCAAATCTGTGCTGCCTGATATGCTTGAGAATAATAGTGGACTTCTAGCACCCAAAATGAATGCTGAGATGAATGTTAGGAGATCAACACGGAAGTCTGTTCTTCCTGACATGCATAATGAGAAGCAAGATCACCATAAAATGGCTAGAAATGAGAACTTGCAAAGTGGTAAATATCAAGATGGTGAGAAGCAACAGAAAGTAAAAGATTCTATTAGGCAATCAAGGAGATCTATCGCTACAGTGCTACTTGAGGGACAAAATAATGATGAAGGAAAAAAGTTCAAAAATCCTACGAGGAGGACAACACACAAATCTCATGCCCTTAATGCAGTTGAAGAGGTCAGCATGGATCACATTGAAGTTGGTGAAGAAGGCTTGAAATTGAGGAAGCGCAGTAGGTTTTTGCTGGAAATATCATCTTCAGCTAATGTTTCCTGGAAGCATCAGAATGCACAGATCTCTAATGAAAAAGATAACACAGAAGGATCGCAGCAGGCATCAAATTGCACAACTTCAAAGAGAAGGTCTTCAAAGAAGAGACGAACAACTGCTCCAGAAGAAGTGATGCCTTTCAAGGTGGCAAATGATGACATAGTTATCATGGAAGAAACAAAGGACACACTTGAATATAATAATGAGTCTAGTAGTAAAGTTCAAGAAATTTGTCAGGTTAATGCTGCAAGAGAAGAGTTCTCTTCAGGTCCATTGCTTGTAACAGTAGCTCCTAGTGACGAAATTTGCACAGTGCAGAGTGTAGCTGTGGTGATACCTGGGTCAGAATCTGGTGACGATGCAAATCAAAGTTCTGATAAGAGTAAGCAACCTCAGGAACATTCTGTCACTCAAACTGTTGATGACCATTTATCTGAAACAAGAAGTGGGAAATTAGATCAATCAACATGCATCACAGGATTAGTCTCTGACAATTGTGTTGTCTCAGAGGACAAAACATTGATGAGTGAAG ACCGTGAAGAGCAAAGCCCTGTGTCCGGAGAACAGAGAGTTAGCTTGGAAGCAAATGCCAATGAGCCTGAGGAAAAGAACCTAGCTAACGTCACATCAACTGATCTCCACACCAAAAGTCTGCAGCATGATATTGACAGAATAGCTAAAGAGACTGATAAAG AAGTTTTAGCTCAGGAGAATTGTAATGACCAGCCTGTTCCTGCCCAGACTGACCAAGAAATTAAGTTAAACGATGAACTTGCTGATCCGG ATGTTTTAGCTCAGGAGAATTGTAATGACCAGCCCGTTCCTGCCCAGACTGACCTAGAAATTAAGTTACACGATGAACTTGCTGATCCGG ACCATGAAGAGCAAAGCCCTGTATCCGGAGAACGGAGAGTTAGCTTGGAAGCAAATGCCAACGAGCCTGAGGAAAAGAACCTAGCTAACGTCATATCAATTGATCTCCACACCAAAAGTCTGCAGCATGATAATGGCAGAATAGCTGAAGAGACTGATAAAG AGCATGAAGAAAAATATGCAGTTAGCCCTATAGCCGTTGAAAAGAGCTTCCGTCAGGAAGCAAGTGCAATTGAATCTGCAGGAAAACCCCTAACTGTCATCTTTTCTAACGATCTCCACACCAAACATCTGCAACATGATTGTGATGTGCTAATTAAGGAGACTGGTGAAG ATGTTTTAGCTCAGGAGAATTGTAATGACCAGCCTGTTCCTGCCAACGAGCCTGAGGAAAAGAACCTAGCTAACGTCATATCAACTGATCTCCACACCAAAACTCTGCAGCATGATAATGACAGAATAGCTGAAGAGACTGATAAAG ACCATGAAGAGCAAAGCAATGTGTTCGGAGAACGGAGAGTTAGCTTGGAAGCAAATGCCAACGAGCCTGAGGAAAAGAACCTAGCTAACGTCATATCAACTGATCTCCACACCAAAACTCTGCAGCATGATAATGACAGAATAGCTGAAGAGACTGATAAAG ACCATGAAGAGCAAAGCAATGTGTCCGGAGAACGGAGAGTTAGCTTGGAAGCAAATGCCAACGAGCCTGAGGAAAAGAACCTAGCTAACGTCATATCAACTGATCTCCACACCAAAACTCTGCAGCATGATAATGACAGAATAGCTGAAGAGACTGATAAAG ATGTTTCGTCTTTGGTTTTCCCTATTGAAGAGCATGAAGAAAAATATGCAGTGAGCCCTATAGCTGTTGAAAAGAGCGTCAGTCGGGAAGCCAGTGCATGTGAATCTGCAGGAAAACCCCTAACTGTCATCTTTTCTAACGATCTCCACACCAAACATCTGCAACATGATTGTGATGTGCTAATTAAGGAGACTGGTGAAG ATGTTTTAGCTCAGGAGAATTGTAATGACCAGCCTGTTCCGGCCCAGACTGACCTAGAAATGAAGTTAAACGATGAACTTGCTGATCCGG AAGTTTTAGCTCAGGAGAATTGTAATGACCAGCCTGTTCTTGCTCAGACTGACCTAGAAACTAAGTTAAACGATGAACTTGCTGATCTGGCTATGGAATCAGGTTGTAGCATTACTGAAAGGAATGAAGGGCTTGTTGCTCATAATCTTGATCAAGAAG GTTTCCTTGAAGCAACACCAGAGTGCAAACAGGAATGTGGTTTGCCTGAGGAGACAGTAATTTCCTCAAAAGAAACAGGATCTCTGCTGTGTGCAGATCAATCACCAATTGGTCTGGAATCTTTATTTTCGCAAGAAAGCATAGTTGAATCAGTGGGGCATTGTGCACTTGCTTCAGCAACAACTCATACCGAAAATGGCTTTGATGATTCAAAAGATTGCCATAACAAGTCTGCACTTGAAAATGTTCATGTGCCAGAACCTTGTTCACACAATGATACTAAAGGAGGCATTTTTAAAAATGTTGATTGTATGCATACATCCCAGCGAGATGATAGAATGGAAG gagtaccagaggctaacactgaTGAAGAACATGTTCTGTCAGCCTTTTTGCTGGATGCAAATCACCTAAACGT AGTCATTAATTCTGAAGAAGTGGTTTGTGAGGGTGAAGATAGTAAGGAGCTTCTCCATTCGGAAGACTGTAAAGCTTCATCCGAGAAAACAGATGTGAATG ATGGCAATGTATATGGTATTAGTGATGCTGTAGTGAGATGTGCACTGCATGCTCCAGCCGATGATAATTATGAGATTTTTTTGGGTCCCAATACTGATGTACCACGTCAGGTTTATAATGACGGATGCAGTGATGTCAAAGAAGATCGATTTGCTTCCAAACCCTGGACAATTGATATTATTGAGGATGCCTCTGTCAAAGAAAGATCAAATTTAAAAGATTGGCAACTTGATTCCAAGTTGGAGGGCACAGAAATAGTGGAATCTGGCCTTTACTTCAATAAGGATATTGGTAACATTTTACATAGTGGATCTATTGGTGAAATAACTCCATCTGGTTCTGGTTTATCAAAAGATTCATCTGTGGACTATAGAGGGGAGGTTTTAGATGGCTTCTCAATGGAAGCATCTCTTGAAAGGTCTTCTACACGTGGGGAACAAAATGGTTGTAGACTAG ATGCTATTGAGAATCCTTCAATTACTTTAGCAACTTCTGGTTATAAGCATGAAGGTGCTTTATCTGAGGAAGCAGTGTACACAAAGAAGAATTACGCTGGAACATGCTTGTCAAATCCCAGGGAATTAATCATGGAGCTGCAATCCCATTTCTCAAAGGAAAACATAAATGAATCTGATCCTCATGACAGCCTTGTATTCCCAACTGCTGAAAATTCAGCAGATGAACAGCTGGTTAAAGTACACCATGGTTCTAATCTGTCTCAGTTAGGATTAACTGATCTGTTGGATGGACCAATTGGGTGTTCCAATACCGACGTGTTGTGCCAGTGTGACAATcataaaaatcaatccaatgaggACAAGGTAGAGGAAGTTGAGGCGGTGTCTGCTGCTAAATACATAGAAAGTGAAGTTGTGCTGCTCCCATCTCAAGAGAGATCAAATTTGAATAATGAGCAGCTTAACACCAAGTTGGAAAGCCCAAACATTATGGGATCTTGCCTTAACTGTGATAACGATGTTTGTAATACTTCGGACAATGGATCTGTTTTTGTCATTGGTAAAAGAACTCCATCTGCTTCTGGCTTACCAGAAGATTATCCTAAGGATAGTGACTTGCAACAACCGGTTTTAGATAGCTTCTCAGTGGTTTCATCTTTTCAAGACAATATATCTGGGAAGAAAACTGTTTCTGGTGTAGCAG GCAGTGAGATTCTTTCTTTAAGTTTAGCAACTCCTGATTATAAACATGAAGATGGTTTCTCTGAGGAAGCAGTATGCAGAACAAAGAATTATACTGGAACTTCCTCGGTAGATCCGAGGCATTTAGACATGGAGGGGCACTCTATTTACTCTGAGGGAGGTACTGAAAAATCTAATCTGCAAGATAATCTTGCATTTCTAAGCGCTGAGAGTGGAAAAGATGAACCTATTATTTGCCATGTTGAGAAACTGGTTGACGCACATGCTTCTTCAGATACATACCAAGGTCCTTGTCAAGATCTAGGCAGACATGAAGAACAAGAGAGCTGCATGTCTATTCCTATGCAAGCCAAAGAAAGTGGAG GGGTTTTGAGGTCTAGCCACACGAAAGGGTCAGTTACAGCAGCCCAAATTGATTTGGCAGGTGATGCCCATCTTATTGTGAG TGATAATGCTGCTGCCAAGCAAGTGTTTAGTGAGGAGAAAGAGGAAACaaaatctatctcttcttcagatattgATATCCTTCATGAAAAATCATACTCCAGTGGACACG ATGACCATGCTGCTTGTGCTGCCGAAACTCAGTTCTACCATCCACAGAAAGCATCTATATCTGATGGACTACATTTGGGTCCTAGTTCTTTGCAAGTAGAATCACTGGATGCTTTGGATAGCGATATACTGTATGTTAACACAGGAGTTCTCGAGCAGCATCATAAAGAGGGTTACTATGAACCCAGTGTCTACCAAATCACTTCAGGCATTTGCACAATGTCTGAAGCTGAACCATTCGAAGTTTTAGAAACTGGAAAAGATGTAAAAACGCCATCTAAGCTAGATGAGCAACTTAATCCTGGGTTGGACGGAGATGAAGCTGAGAAACACAGCTTAGACTGTGGTACAGACACCAGTCCTGTGATGAGCAAGAGAACCCTTTCTTCACCAGGATCAG GACCATGCCAGCAGTATGTAAATGAAAGCACCACCAGTACACAGTCGACTGATAATCACCCAAACGACCTACCCGCTCCGAGATCTCCTGAACAATCCGCGTGTTTTCAGAATGACAACGATTCGGGTTCAGTAG GCATTTGTCAAAGCAGCAGGCGAAGAGGTATAGATGAACTTTGCGGTAAGCTGCAGAGTTTCAAAGTTTCCAGCGCCGTAAAAGGAAGCTACGTAGCTATGGGTGCACCTCGTCCGAAGCCTGGGGACAGCACGAGCCGATCTGCAGCCGCGCTGCTCAGGAACATAGAGAACACAACTGCTGTTAAAGCTGGCCGTCCTCCTGTCAAGCCAAACGCCGATGGTAAGGACTCGTCTAGGCGAGCCCTGCAGCCCATAAGCGGAAGGCCTGACAGTAGGTAG